From the Cryptosporangium aurantiacum genome, one window contains:
- a CDS encoding cupin domain-containing protein: MEHFTIATVAEKSPDFRRVLWTGEHSQLVIMTIPPGGEIGEEVHPDTDQILTFVSGVGEARVSGQTRKVAAGDLVVVPANRKHNFVNTGPNPLVLYTVYGPPEHSEGAVHKTKEEADALEEAGKDEPPTS, translated from the coding sequence ATGGAGCACTTCACGATCGCCACTGTTGCCGAAAAGAGCCCCGACTTTCGCCGCGTGCTCTGGACCGGCGAACACAGCCAGCTCGTCATCATGACCATTCCGCCGGGCGGAGAGATCGGCGAGGAGGTCCACCCGGACACCGACCAGATCCTCACGTTCGTCAGCGGGGTCGGCGAGGCCAGGGTCTCCGGCCAGACCCGCAAGGTCGCCGCCGGTGACCTGGTCGTCGTCCCGGCCAATAGGAAGCACAACTTCGTGAACACCGGTCCGAACCCGCTGGTGCTCTACACGGTCTACGGGCCGCCCGAGCACTCCGAGGGCGCCGTACACAAGACCAAGGAGGAAGCCGACGCGTTGGAGGAGGCAGGAAAGGACGAGCCGCCGACGTCGTGA
- a CDS encoding benzaldehyde dehydrogenase, which produces MGLLDSAVWEGKIYLDGWTAGGAEPAPSVAPATGKELGLVGRASVSDVRRAAASAEEAQKAWAALPYPERAAVLRRAGDLFREHAEEISGWLIREGGAIPGRAGFEIDTAAQECYEASALASAPYGEMLRSALPRYSLARQLPVGVVGVIAPFNVPIILAIRAIAPALALGNAVLFKPDPRTAVCGGVTIVRVLEEAGLPSGVLSFLPGGVDVGEAVITDPATRVIAFTGSTRAGRRIGELAGKHLKRTHLELGGNSALIVLDDVDPAEVVSAAAWGSFFNQGQVCMTTGRHLVAAGVADDYIAALAERANHLPVGDPATEQVALGPVIDAQQRDNIHARVTASVEQGARLAAGGTYEGLFYRPTVLADIPTTAPGWAEEIFGPVAPVRRFSTVEEAIALAADSEYGLSLGIMTRDVAKALDIAAQIPSGAVHINDQTVNDEAVIPFGGVGASGTGSRHGGGRANLEAFTETQWVTLRSTPAQYPF; this is translated from the coding sequence ATGGGTCTGCTGGACAGCGCGGTCTGGGAGGGCAAGATCTACCTCGACGGGTGGACCGCGGGCGGCGCCGAACCCGCCCCGTCGGTAGCGCCCGCCACCGGCAAGGAGTTGGGGCTGGTCGGCCGGGCCTCGGTGTCCGACGTCCGGCGCGCAGCCGCCTCGGCGGAGGAGGCCCAGAAAGCGTGGGCGGCGCTGCCGTACCCCGAGCGAGCCGCCGTCCTGCGGCGGGCCGGTGACCTGTTCCGCGAGCACGCCGAGGAGATCTCCGGCTGGCTGATTCGAGAGGGTGGCGCGATCCCCGGGCGGGCCGGGTTCGAGATCGACACCGCTGCTCAGGAGTGTTACGAGGCGTCCGCGCTGGCGTCGGCGCCGTACGGCGAGATGCTCCGCTCGGCGCTGCCGCGCTACAGCCTGGCCCGGCAGCTGCCGGTCGGCGTCGTCGGCGTCATCGCGCCGTTCAACGTCCCGATCATCCTGGCGATCCGGGCGATCGCCCCGGCGCTGGCGCTCGGCAACGCGGTCCTGTTCAAGCCGGATCCGCGCACCGCGGTGTGCGGCGGCGTGACGATCGTCCGGGTCCTGGAGGAGGCCGGGCTGCCGTCCGGAGTGCTGTCGTTCCTGCCCGGCGGTGTGGACGTCGGCGAGGCCGTGATCACGGACCCGGCGACACGGGTGATCGCGTTCACCGGGTCGACGAGGGCCGGGCGCCGGATCGGCGAGCTGGCCGGTAAGCACCTCAAGCGCACGCACCTCGAACTGGGTGGCAACTCCGCGCTGATCGTGCTGGACGACGTCGATCCGGCGGAGGTCGTCTCGGCCGCGGCGTGGGGATCGTTCTTCAACCAGGGTCAGGTGTGCATGACGACCGGTCGGCACCTGGTCGCGGCCGGGGTCGCCGACGACTACATCGCCGCGCTCGCGGAGCGGGCCAACCACTTGCCGGTCGGCGACCCGGCGACCGAGCAGGTCGCGCTCGGCCCGGTGATCGACGCCCAGCAGCGCGACAACATCCACGCGCGGGTCACCGCGAGCGTCGAGCAGGGTGCGCGGCTGGCCGCGGGCGGCACGTACGAGGGTCTGTTCTACCGGCCGACCGTGCTCGCGGACATCCCGACGACCGCGCCGGGCTGGGCGGAGGAGATCTTCGGTCCGGTCGCACCGGTTCGCCGGTTCTCGACCGTCGAGGAGGCGATCGCGCTGGCGGCGGACTCGGAATACGGGTTGTCGCTGGGCATCATGACCCGTGACGTCGCGAAGGCGCTGGACATCGCGGCACAGATCCCGTCCGGCGCCGTGCACATCAACGACCAGACCGTGAACGACGAGGCCGTGATCCCGTTCGGCGGCGTCGGCGCTTCCGGCACCGGTTCGCGCCACGGCGGGGGCCGCGCCAACCTCGAGGCGTTCACCGAGACGCAGTGGGTGACACTCCGCTCGACCCCCGCGCAGTATCCGTTCTAG
- a CDS encoding FAD-binding oxidoreductase: MTSQRRLLAGWGATAPTAADVTSPATLDEVVKAVGDAPARGVLPRGLGRSYGDAAQNAGGLVVDLTQCTRVRRFDVEAGVIDVEAGLSLHTLMRQVLPFGWFVPVTPGTRYVTVGGAIGADIHGKNHHVEGTFAQHVRSIDLLLASGEVRTLTPEDDAFWATAGGMGLTGIVLAATIQLLPVETSLMSVDTERAPNLDALLSRLEATDDRYRYSVAWIDLLARGARMGRSVITRGDHARLDQLPRRKRAEPFAFSPHPLASMPAGIVPPGLLNKATVAAFNELWYRKAPADKRGQLQSIAAFFHPLDLVERWNRIYGRPGLVQYQFAVPYGAEDVVRTAVDRLSAAGSPAFLAVLKRFGAGNQGPLSFPTPGWTLALDLPTNMTGLARLLDGLDELVVAAGGRIYLAKDSRLRPELLPAMYPRLDEWRAVRSTLDPAGLFASDLSRRLDL, encoded by the coding sequence GTGACTTCTCAGCGGCGACTACTCGCAGGTTGGGGCGCGACCGCTCCGACCGCTGCGGACGTGACGTCTCCGGCCACCCTGGACGAAGTGGTCAAGGCCGTCGGCGATGCCCCGGCGAGGGGTGTTCTCCCCCGAGGGCTGGGCCGCAGCTACGGCGACGCCGCTCAGAACGCCGGCGGCCTGGTCGTCGACCTCACGCAGTGCACCCGCGTGCGCCGCTTCGACGTCGAGGCAGGAGTCATCGACGTCGAAGCGGGGCTGAGCCTGCACACGCTGATGCGGCAGGTCCTCCCGTTCGGCTGGTTCGTTCCGGTCACCCCTGGGACGCGGTACGTCACGGTCGGCGGTGCGATCGGCGCCGACATCCACGGGAAGAACCACCACGTCGAGGGCACGTTCGCCCAGCACGTCCGGAGCATCGACCTGCTCCTCGCCTCCGGTGAGGTACGAACGCTCACGCCGGAGGACGACGCGTTCTGGGCCACCGCGGGCGGCATGGGCCTGACCGGCATCGTGCTCGCCGCCACGATCCAGCTGCTCCCGGTCGAGACCAGCCTGATGTCCGTCGACACCGAGCGCGCGCCGAACCTGGACGCGCTGCTCTCCCGGCTGGAAGCCACCGACGACCGGTACCGCTACTCGGTCGCCTGGATCGACCTGCTGGCCCGCGGCGCCCGGATGGGCCGCTCGGTGATCACCCGCGGCGACCACGCCCGGCTGGACCAGTTGCCCCGCCGGAAACGGGCCGAGCCGTTCGCGTTCAGCCCGCATCCGCTGGCGTCGATGCCGGCCGGCATCGTGCCGCCGGGCCTGCTGAACAAGGCGACGGTCGCGGCGTTCAACGAGCTCTGGTACCGCAAAGCACCGGCCGACAAGCGCGGCCAGCTGCAGAGCATCGCCGCGTTCTTCCACCCGCTGGACCTCGTCGAGCGCTGGAACCGCATCTACGGCCGCCCCGGTCTGGTGCAGTACCAGTTCGCGGTGCCCTACGGCGCCGAGGACGTCGTCCGGACCGCGGTCGACCGGCTGAGCGCCGCCGGGTCCCCCGCGTTCCTCGCCGTGCTCAAGCGGTTCGGCGCGGGCAACCAGGGGCCGCTCTCGTTCCCCACGCCCGGCTGGACCCTCGCGCTGGACCTCCCGACGAACATGACCGGTTTGGCGCGGCTGCTGGACGGCCTGGACGAGCTGGTCGTCGCCGCGGGCGGCCGGATCTACCTGGCGAAGGACTCGCGGCTGCGGCCGGAACTGCTCCCGGCGATGTATCCCCGGCTGGACGAGTGGCGGGCCGTCCGGTCCACGCTCGATCCGGCCGGTCTTTTCGCGTCCGATCTGTCGAGGAGGCTGGACCTGTGA
- a CDS encoding decaprenylphospho-beta-D-erythro-pentofuranosid-2-ulose 2-reductase: MINALGSPQSLLLLGGTSEIGLALAHKLIADRCRRVVLAGRPSAALDSAADDLRAAGAQVEVLPFDASDPEAHPALVEKAFVDDVDLAVLAFGVLGDQSEAERDAAHAVHIAATNYVGALSVTVPVSQAMQRQGHGAIVVLSSVAGERPRKANFVYGSSKAGLDAFATGLGDALQGTGVHVMVVRPGFVRTKMTAHLEPAPLSTTPEQVADAIVHGLRRRKETIWVPGAMRFVMSALRHVPRPIFRKLPV, translated from the coding sequence GTGATCAACGCCCTGGGCTCGCCGCAGTCGCTGCTGCTGCTCGGTGGCACCTCGGAGATCGGGTTGGCGCTCGCGCACAAGCTGATCGCCGACCGCTGCCGCCGGGTGGTGCTGGCCGGTCGGCCGTCGGCCGCCCTCGACTCGGCCGCCGACGATCTCCGGGCCGCCGGTGCGCAGGTCGAGGTTCTCCCGTTCGACGCTTCCGACCCCGAGGCCCATCCCGCCCTGGTCGAAAAAGCCTTTGTGGACGACGTCGATCTCGCCGTTCTTGCGTTCGGTGTCCTGGGTGACCAGTCGGAAGCCGAGCGCGACGCCGCCCACGCCGTTCACATCGCCGCGACGAACTACGTCGGCGCGCTGTCGGTCACGGTGCCGGTCTCGCAGGCGATGCAGCGGCAGGGTCACGGCGCGATCGTCGTGCTCTCCAGCGTCGCGGGCGAGCGCCCCCGGAAGGCGAACTTCGTCTACGGGTCCTCGAAGGCGGGCCTGGACGCCTTCGCGACCGGCTTGGGGGACGCACTGCAGGGCACCGGCGTCCACGTGATGGTCGTCCGGCCCGGCTTCGTCCGGACGAAGATGACCGCGCACCTGGAGCCGGCACCGCTCTCCACCACTCCGGAGCAGGTCGCGGACGCGATCGTCCACGGCTTGCGCCGTCGCAAAGAGACGATCTGGGTTCCCGGGGCAATGCGGTTCGTGATGAGCGCTCTGCGTCACGTACCGCGCCCGATCTTCCGAAAACTCCCGGTCTGA